From a region of the Pogona vitticeps strain Pit_001003342236 chromosome 7, PviZW2.1, whole genome shotgun sequence genome:
- the MTHFR gene encoding methylenetetrahydrofolate reductase (NADPH): MVNESYGAPLAAVSEGLASARPDGLGVGGGGSSSSGGESSKDSSRCSTPSLLDAERQDRLWEKMRRRQEAGDKWFSLEFFPPRTANGAVNLISRFDRMGVGGPLFIDVTWHPAGDPGSNKETSSLTIASTALNYCGLETVLHMTCCNQTRETITAHLQKAKRLGLKNIMALRGDPVGEEWQEEVGGFNHAVDLVKHIRREFEDYFDICVAGYPKGHPEAESYADDLRHLKEKVSAGADFVITQLFFRSETFLQFLRDCQAAGITCPVVPGIFPIQGYHSLRQLVKLSKLEVPQEIKDVIEPIKDNDAAIRNYGIELAVTMCRELLDSGLVHGLHFYTLNREVATVEVLKRLGLWKEDPRRPLPWAVSAHPKRRVEDVRPIFWASRPKSYIYRTQEWDEFPNGRWGNSSSPAFGELKDYYLFYLKSKSPRDELLKMWGHELTNEESVFEVFRCYIAGEPNKDGHKVTCLPWNDDPLAPETNLMKEELAKVNLRGILTINSQPNVNGKHSTDPIVGWGPEGGYVFQKAYLEFFTSSETVRALQTVLKRYGQRVNYHIVNVKGENITNAHSMQPNAVTWGIFPGREIIQPTVVDPVSFMSWKDEAFALWIEQWAKLYEEESPSRMIIQYIHDNYYLVNLVDNDFPLDSCLWRVLEDTFELLNGPAEE; encoded by the exons ATGGTCAACGAGTCCTACGGGGCCCCCCTTGCGGCAGTCAGCGAGGGCCTCGCCAGTGCCCGGCCGGATGGCCTTGGCGtggggggcggcggcagcagcagcagcgggggcGAGAGCTCAAAGGACAGTTCCCGGTGCTCCACCCCGAGCCTCCTCGACGCCGAGCGGCAGGACCGCCTGTGGGAGAAGATGCGGCGCCGGCAGGAGGCGGGCGACAAGTGGTTCTCTTTGGAGTTCTTCCCCCCACGGACGGCCAATGGGGCCGTCAACCTCATCTCCAG GTTCGACCGCATGGGGGTGGGTGGACCCCTTTTCATCGACGTCACCTGGCACCCTGCCGGAGACCCGGGCTCCAATAAGGAGACCTCGTCCTTGACCATCGCCAGCACAGCGCTCAACTACTGCGGCTTGGAGACCGTCCTCCATATGACCTGCTGTAACCAGACGCGGGAGACCATCACGGCCCACCTGCAGAAAGCCAAGCGCTTGGGGCTGAAGAACATCATGGCGCTGCGGGGAG ACCCCGTGGGGGAAGAGTGGCAGGAGGAAGTGGGCGGCTTCAATCACGCCGTGGACTTGGTGAAGCACATCCGTCGGGAGTTTGAGGATTACTTTGACATCTGCGTGGCGG GCTACCCGAAGGGTCACCCCGAGGCGGAGAGCTACGCGGACGACCTGCGGCACTTGAAGGAAAAGGTCTCCGCAGGAGCCGACTTTGTCATCACGCAGCTCTTCTTCCGATCAGAGACGTTCCTCCAATTTTTGCGGGACTGCCAGGCTGCCGGCATCACCTGCCCAGTCGTGCCGGGGATATTTCCCATCCAG GGGTACCATTCCCTCCGGCAGCTGGTGAAACTCTCCAAGCTGGAGGTGCCTCAGGAGATCAAGGACGTCATTGAGCCCATCAAGGACAACGACGCGGCCATCCGGAATTATGGCATCGAGCTGGCGGTCACCATGTGCCGGGAGCTGCTGGACAGCGGCCTGGTCCACGGCCTCCATTTCTACACCCTGAACCGGGAAGTGGCCACCGTGGAGGTGCTCAAGCGCCTGGGACTCTGGAAAGAGGACCCCAG gcgtCCTTTGCCTTGGGCCGTCAGCGCTCACCCAAAACGGCGCGTCGAGGACGTCCGGCCCATTTTCTGGGCCTCCCGGCCAAAGAGTTACATCTACCGAACCCAAGAATGGGACGAATTTCCCAACGGGCGCTG GGGTAACTCATCTTCTCCGGCCTTTGGGGAGCTGAAGGATTACTACCTCTTCTACTTAAAGAGCAAATCCCCCCGGGATGAGCTCTTGAAGATGTGGGGCCATGAGCTGACCAACGAGGAGAGCGTCTTCGAGGTGTTCCGGTGCTACATTGCCGGTGAGCCCAACAAGGACGGGCACAAG GTGACCTGCCTGCCTTGGAACGACGACCCCCTGGCCCCCGAGACCAACCTCATGAAGGAGGAACTGGCCAAGGTCAACCTGCGGGGGATCTTGACCATCAACTCCCAACCCAACGTCAACGGCAAACACTCCACCGACCCCATCGTGGGCTGGGGCCCCGAAGGCGGCTACGTCTTCCAGAAG GCTTACCTGGAATTCTTCACCTCCAGCGAGACCGTCCGAGCCCTCCAGACCGTTCTCAAGAGATATGGCCAGCGGGTGAACTACCACATCGTCAAcgtcaag GGGGAAAACATCACCAATGCTCACAGCATGCAGCCCAACGCCGTGACGTGGGGGATCTTCCCTGGCCGGGAGATCATTCAGCCGACGGTCGTGGATCCAGTGAGCTTCATGTCCTGGAAG GATGAGGCATTCGCCCTGTGGATCGAGCAGTGGGCTAAGCTGTACGAGGAGGAGTCCCCCTCCCGCATGATCATCCAGTACATCCACGACAACTACTACTTGGTCAACCTGGTGGACAACGATTTTCCCCTCGACAGCTGCCTGTGGCGGGTCCTGGAAGACACCTTTGAGCTGCTGAATGGTCCTGCGGAGGAGTGA